A genomic window from Streptomyces sp. NBC_00234 includes:
- a CDS encoding MIP/aquaporin family protein — translation MSSSDIFIGETIGTAVLILLGGGVCAAVTLKRSKARDAGWLAITFGWGFAVLTGAYMVGGVSGAHLNPAVTVGLAIEGGTEWGDVPLYLASQLLGAMIGAALVWAVYYGQFHAHLTDPEIIGAKPAVEGMVDQSAAPKAGPVLGIFSTGPEIRNAVQNVVTEVIATAVLVLAILTQGLNNEGNGLGTLGALITSLVVVGIGLSLGGPTGYAINPVRDLGPRIVHALLPLPNKGGSDWGYAWVPIVGPLIGGAIAGGLYNVAFA, via the coding sequence GTGTCCAGCTCCGACATCTTCATCGGCGAGACCATCGGTACCGCCGTTCTCATCCTCCTCGGCGGCGGAGTCTGTGCCGCCGTCACGCTCAAGCGCTCCAAGGCACGGGACGCCGGGTGGCTGGCCATCACCTTCGGGTGGGGCTTCGCCGTCCTGACCGGCGCCTACATGGTCGGCGGGGTGTCCGGCGCGCACCTCAACCCGGCGGTCACGGTCGGCCTCGCCATCGAGGGCGGCACCGAATGGGGCGACGTACCGCTGTACCTCGCCTCCCAGCTGCTCGGCGCGATGATCGGCGCGGCGCTGGTCTGGGCGGTGTACTACGGGCAGTTCCACGCCCACCTCACCGACCCCGAGATCATCGGCGCGAAGCCCGCGGTCGAGGGCATGGTCGACCAGTCGGCCGCCCCGAAGGCCGGCCCCGTACTGGGCATCTTCTCCACGGGTCCGGAGATCCGGAACGCCGTTCAGAACGTCGTCACCGAGGTCATCGCGACCGCCGTACTGGTCCTGGCGATCCTGACCCAGGGTCTCAACAACGAGGGCAACGGCCTCGGCACTCTCGGCGCCCTCATCACGTCGCTGGTCGTCGTCGGAATCGGTCTCTCGCTCGGCGGGCCGACCGGATACGCGATCAACCCGGTTCGCGACCTCGGTCCGCGTATCGTGCACGCGCTGCTGCCGCTGCCGAACAAGGGCGGATCCGACTGGGGCTACGCCTGGGTACCGATCGTGGGACCGCTCATAGGCGGCGCGATCGCCGGCGGACTCTACAACGTCGCCTTCGCGTGA
- a CDS encoding FadR/GntR family transcriptional regulator — protein MAVTDEAIEKIKGMIVSGALRPGDRLPKESELAAELGLSRNSLREAVRALSLIRILDVRQGDGTYVTSLDPQLLLEALSFVVDFHRDDTVLEFLAVRRILEPAATAMAAGQISEDQLDLLGSQLDALGEKPSVEELVAADLEFHRGIVQSSGNSVLCSLLDGLSGPTTRARVWRGLTQEDAVSRTLHEHRAILAALRDRDAEAARAWATVHVASVEQWLRSTL, from the coding sequence ATGGCTGTCACCGACGAGGCGATCGAGAAGATCAAGGGAATGATCGTCTCAGGTGCCCTGAGGCCCGGTGACCGGCTCCCCAAGGAGAGCGAACTCGCCGCGGAGCTCGGGCTGTCCCGCAACTCCCTCCGGGAGGCGGTGCGCGCGCTGTCCCTGATCCGCATCCTCGACGTACGGCAGGGCGACGGCACGTACGTCACCAGCCTGGACCCCCAACTGCTCCTGGAGGCGCTGAGTTTCGTGGTGGACTTCCACCGCGACGACACCGTGCTGGAGTTCCTCGCGGTGCGCCGGATCCTCGAACCCGCCGCCACGGCGATGGCCGCGGGGCAGATCAGCGAGGACCAGCTGGATCTGCTCGGCTCGCAGCTCGACGCGCTGGGCGAGAAGCCCTCGGTCGAGGAACTGGTCGCCGCCGACCTGGAGTTCCACCGCGGCATCGTGCAGTCGTCCGGCAACTCGGTGCTCTGCTCGCTGCTCGACGGACTCTCCGGGCCGACGACGCGGGCGAGGGTCTGGCGCGGCCTGACCCAGGAGGACGCCGTCAGCCGCACCCTGCACGAGCACCGGGCGATCCTCGCCGCGCTGCGGGACAGGGACGCGGAGGCGGCGCGGGCCTGGGCGACCGTCCATGTGGCCAGCGTGGAGCAGTGGCTGCGATCGACCCTGTGA
- the metH gene encoding methionine synthase: protein MAPQPTPSADSRNRAEALREALATRVVVADGAMGTMLQAQDPTLADFENLEGCNEILNVTRPDIVRSVHEEYFAVGVDCVETNTFGANHSAANEYEIADRIVELSEAGARIAREVADEFAAKDGRQRWVLGSVGPGTKLPTLGHIAYDVLRDGYQQNAEGLLAGGADALIVETTQDLLQTKSSLIGARRAMDALGVDVPLICSLAFETTGVMLLGSEIGAALTALEPLGIDLIGLNCSTGPAEMSEHLRYLARHSRTPLMCMPNAGLPVLTKDGAHFPLTAPEMADAQENFVRDYGLQLVGGCCGSTPEHMRQVVERVRGMTPGARDPRPEPGASSLYQTVSFRQDTSYMAIGERTNANGSKKFREAMLEARWDDCVEMARDQIREGAHMLDLCVDYVGRDGVADMERLAGLFATASTLPIVLDSTEVDVIRAGLEKLGGRAVINSVNYEDGDGPESRFAKVTALAQEHGAALIALTIDEEGQARTPEHKVAIAERLIADLTGNWGVHESDILIDTLTFTICTGQEESRKDGIATIEAIRELKRRHPDVQTTLGLSNISFGLNPAARVVLNSVFLDECVKAGLDSAIVHASKILPIARLEEEQVKVALDLIYDRRAEGYDPLQKLMELFEGVNMKSMKAGRAEELLALPLDERLQRRIIDGEKNGLQADLDEALQTRAALDIVNDTLLEGMKVVGELFGSGQMQLPFVLQSAEVMKNAVAHLEPHMEKSDAEGKGTIVLATVRGDVHDIGKNLVDIILTNNGYNVVNLGIKQPVSAILEAAEEHRADVIGMSGLLVKSTVIMKENLEELNQRKMAADFPVILGGAALTRAYVEQDLHEIYEGEVRYARDAFEGLRLMDALIGIKRGVPGAVLPELKQRRVARKETAVLEVEEPEAGVRSDVATDNPVPEPPFWGTRVVKGIQLKEYASWLDEGALFKGQWGLKQARAGDGPTYEELVETEGRPHLRGWLDKLHTENMLEAAVVYGYFPCVSKGDDLILLHEDGSERTRFTFPRQRRGRRLCLADFFRPEESGERDVIGLQVVTVGSKIGEATAELFGANSYRDYLELHGLSVQLAEALAEYWHARVRSELGFGGEDPAEVEDMFALKYRGARFSLGYGACPDLEDRAKIAELLEPERIGVKLSEEFQLHPEQSTDAIVIHHPEAKYFNAR from the coding sequence ATGGCCCCGCAGCCGACCCCTTCCGCTGACAGCCGGAACCGAGCCGAAGCCCTCCGCGAGGCGCTCGCCACACGGGTGGTGGTAGCAGACGGTGCCATGGGCACGATGCTGCAGGCGCAGGACCCCACCCTTGCGGACTTCGAGAACCTCGAAGGCTGCAACGAGATCCTCAACGTCACCCGCCCGGACATCGTCCGCTCCGTGCACGAGGAGTATTTCGCGGTCGGCGTGGACTGCGTCGAGACGAACACCTTCGGTGCGAATCACTCGGCGGCCAACGAGTACGAGATCGCCGACCGGATCGTCGAGCTGTCCGAGGCAGGCGCCCGGATCGCGCGCGAGGTCGCGGACGAGTTCGCGGCCAAGGACGGCCGTCAGCGCTGGGTCCTCGGATCCGTGGGTCCGGGCACCAAACTGCCCACGCTCGGCCACATCGCGTACGACGTCCTGCGCGACGGCTACCAGCAGAACGCCGAGGGCCTGCTCGCCGGTGGCGCCGACGCGCTGATCGTGGAGACCACGCAGGACCTGCTGCAGACGAAGTCGAGCCTGATCGGCGCGCGGCGGGCGATGGACGCCCTGGGTGTGGACGTACCCCTGATCTGTTCGCTCGCCTTCGAGACGACCGGCGTCATGCTGCTCGGCTCCGAGATCGGTGCCGCGCTGACCGCCCTGGAACCGCTGGGCATCGACCTGATCGGGCTGAACTGCTCGACGGGCCCGGCCGAGATGAGCGAGCACCTGCGCTATCTGGCCCGGCACTCCCGTACGCCGCTGATGTGCATGCCGAACGCCGGCCTGCCCGTGCTGACCAAGGACGGCGCGCACTTCCCGCTGACCGCGCCCGAGATGGCCGACGCGCAGGAGAACTTCGTACGGGACTACGGCCTCCAGCTCGTCGGCGGCTGCTGCGGCTCGACACCCGAGCACATGCGCCAGGTCGTCGAGCGCGTCCGCGGCATGACGCCGGGCGCGCGCGACCCGCGCCCCGAGCCGGGTGCCTCCTCGCTCTACCAGACCGTGTCCTTCCGCCAGGACACCTCGTACATGGCGATCGGCGAGCGCACCAACGCCAACGGCTCGAAGAAGTTCCGCGAGGCCATGCTGGAAGCCCGCTGGGACGACTGCGTCGAGATGGCCCGCGACCAGATCCGCGAAGGCGCGCACATGCTCGACCTCTGCGTCGACTACGTGGGCCGGGACGGCGTCGCCGACATGGAGCGGCTGGCCGGGCTCTTCGCCACCGCTTCCACGCTCCCCATCGTGCTCGACTCCACCGAGGTCGACGTCATCCGCGCCGGCCTGGAAAAGCTGGGTGGCCGGGCCGTCATCAACTCCGTCAACTACGAGGACGGCGACGGCCCCGAGTCCCGCTTCGCCAAGGTCACCGCACTGGCGCAGGAGCACGGCGCCGCGCTGATCGCGCTGACCATCGACGAGGAGGGCCAGGCCCGGACGCCCGAGCACAAGGTCGCCATCGCCGAGCGGCTCATCGCCGACCTCACCGGCAACTGGGGGGTGCATGAGTCCGACATCCTCATCGACACCCTGACCTTCACCATCTGTACCGGTCAGGAGGAGTCCCGCAAGGACGGCATCGCCACCATCGAGGCCATCCGCGAACTCAAGCGCCGCCACCCCGACGTACAGACCACGCTCGGTCTTTCCAACATCTCCTTCGGCCTCAACCCGGCCGCCCGCGTCGTCCTGAACTCCGTCTTCCTCGACGAGTGCGTCAAGGCCGGACTGGACTCCGCGATCGTGCACGCCTCCAAGATCCTGCCGATCGCGCGTCTGGAGGAGGAGCAGGTCAAGGTCGCCCTCGACCTGATCTACGACCGCCGTGCCGAGGGCTACGACCCCCTCCAGAAGCTCATGGAGCTCTTCGAGGGCGTCAACATGAAGTCGATGAAGGCGGGCCGCGCCGAGGAACTCCTCGCCCTCCCGCTGGACGAACGCCTCCAGCGCCGCATCATCGACGGCGAGAAGAACGGCCTCCAGGCCGACCTCGACGAGGCCCTGCAGACCCGCGCGGCCCTGGACATCGTCAACGACACCCTCCTGGAGGGCATGAAGGTCGTCGGCGAACTCTTCGGCTCCGGCCAGATGCAGCTGCCGTTCGTGCTCCAGTCCGCCGAGGTCATGAAGAACGCGGTCGCCCACCTGGAGCCGCACATGGAGAAGTCCGACGCGGAGGGCAAGGGCACCATCGTGCTGGCCACCGTGCGCGGCGACGTCCACGACATCGGCAAGAACCTCGTCGACATCATCCTCACCAACAACGGCTACAACGTCGTCAACCTGGGCATCAAGCAGCCCGTCTCCGCGATCCTGGAGGCCGCCGAGGAGCACCGGGCCGATGTCATCGGCATGTCCGGTCTCCTGGTGAAGTCGACCGTGATCATGAAGGAGAACCTGGAGGAGCTCAACCAGCGCAAGATGGCCGCGGACTTCCCGGTCATCCTGGGCGGGGCCGCCCTCACCAGGGCCTACGTCGAGCAGGACCTGCACGAGATCTACGAGGGCGAGGTCCGCTACGCCCGCGACGCGTTCGAGGGGCTGCGGCTCATGGACGCCCTGATCGGCATCAAGCGCGGCGTCCCCGGCGCGGTGCTCCCGGAGCTGAAGCAGCGCCGCGTCGCCAGGAAGGAGACCGCCGTCCTGGAGGTCGAGGAGCCGGAGGCCGGTGTCCGCTCCGACGTGGCCACCGACAACCCGGTCCCCGAGCCGCCCTTCTGGGGCACCCGGGTCGTCAAGGGGATCCAGCTCAAGGAGTACGCCTCCTGGCTGGACGAGGGCGCGCTCTTCAAGGGCCAGTGGGGCCTCAAGCAGGCCCGGGCCGGCGACGGACCGACGTACGAGGAACTGGTCGAGACCGAGGGCCGCCCGCACCTGCGCGGCTGGCTCGACAAGCTCCACACCGAGAACATGCTGGAGGCGGCCGTCGTCTACGGCTACTTCCCCTGTGTGTCCAAGGGCGACGACCTGATCCTGCTGCACGAGGACGGTTCGGAGCGCACCCGCTTCACCTTCCCGCGCCAGCGCCGGGGCCGCCGCCTGTGCCTGGCGGACTTCTTCCGCCCGGAGGAGTCCGGCGAGCGGGACGTGATCGGCCTCCAGGTCGTCACCGTCGGCTCGAAGATCGGCGAGGCCACGGCGGAGCTCTTCGGGGCCAACTCCTACCGCGACTACCTGGAGCTGCACGGTCTGTCCGTCCAGCTGGCCGAGGCGCTGGCCGAGTACTGGCACGCCCGGGTCCGCAGCGAGCTGGGCTTCGGTGGTGAGGACCCGGCCGAGGTGGAGGACATGTTCGCGCTGAAGTACCGCGGTGCGCGCTTCTCCCTCGGCTACGGCGCCTGTCCCGATCTGGAGGACCGGGCGAAGATCGCCGAGCTCCTGGAGCCGGAGCGGATCGGGGTCAAGCTCTCCGAGGAGTTCCAGCTGCACCCCGAGCAGTCGACGGACGCGATCGTCATCCACCACCCCGAGGCGAAGTACTTCAACGCGCGGTAG
- the glpK gene encoding glycerol kinase GlpK, which produces MTDAHTTGSHGTGPFIAAIDQGTTSSRCIVFDTDGRIVSVDQKEHEQIFPKPGWVEHDATEIWQNVQEVVAGAVSKAGITSADVKAIGITNQRETTLLWDKNTGEPVHNALVWQDTRTDALCKELGRNVGQDRFRRETGLPLASYFAGPKVRWLLDNVEGLRERAERGDILFGTMDSWVIWNLTGGTDGGVHVTDVTNASRTLLMNLHSMQWDDKILQSMDIPAAVLPEIRSSAEVYGHAKGGVLDGIPVASALGDQQAALFGQTCFAQGEAKSTYGTGTFMLMNTGHTPVNSYNGLLTTVGYRIGDQKPVYALEGSIAVTGSLVQWMRDQMGLIKSAAEIETLASSVEDNGGAYFVPAFSGLFAPYWRPDARGVIAGLTRYVTKAHIARAVLEATAWQTREISDAMTKDSGVELTALKVDGGMTSNNLLMQTLADFLDAPVVRPMVAETTCLGAAYAAGLAVGFWPDTDALRANWRRAAEWTPRMDAETRDREYKSWLKAVERSMGWLDESTVEE; this is translated from the coding sequence GTGACCGACGCACACACCACCGGGAGCCACGGCACCGGCCCGTTCATCGCGGCCATCGACCAGGGCACCACCTCCAGCCGCTGCATCGTCTTCGACACGGACGGCCGGATCGTCTCCGTCGACCAGAAGGAGCACGAGCAGATCTTCCCGAAGCCGGGCTGGGTCGAGCACGACGCGACCGAGATCTGGCAGAACGTCCAGGAGGTCGTCGCCGGCGCCGTTTCCAAGGCCGGCATCACCTCCGCCGACGTCAAGGCGATCGGCATCACCAACCAGCGCGAGACGACGCTGCTCTGGGACAAGAACACCGGCGAGCCCGTCCACAACGCTCTCGTCTGGCAGGACACCCGTACGGACGCGCTCTGCAAGGAGCTCGGCCGCAACGTCGGGCAGGACCGTTTCCGCCGCGAGACCGGTCTGCCGCTCGCCTCGTACTTCGCCGGGCCCAAGGTCCGCTGGCTCCTCGACAACGTCGAGGGACTGCGCGAGCGCGCCGAGCGGGGCGACATCCTCTTCGGGACCATGGACTCCTGGGTCATCTGGAACCTGACCGGCGGTACGGACGGCGGCGTCCACGTCACGGACGTCACCAACGCCTCGCGCACCCTGCTGATGAACCTGCACTCGATGCAGTGGGACGACAAGATCCTCCAGTCGATGGACATCCCGGCCGCCGTGCTGCCGGAGATCCGCTCCTCGGCCGAGGTGTACGGACACGCCAAGGGCGGCGTCCTGGACGGCATCCCGGTGGCGTCCGCGCTCGGCGACCAGCAGGCCGCGCTGTTCGGCCAGACCTGTTTCGCGCAGGGCGAGGCCAAGTCCACGTACGGCACCGGCACCTTCATGCTGATGAACACCGGCCACACGCCGGTCAATTCGTACAACGGGCTGCTCACCACCGTCGGGTACCGGATCGGCGACCAGAAGCCGGTGTACGCGCTCGAGGGCTCCATCGCGGTCACCGGCTCCCTGGTGCAGTGGATGCGCGACCAGATGGGCCTGATCAAGTCCGCGGCCGAGATCGAGACGCTGGCCTCCTCGGTCGAGGACAACGGCGGCGCCTACTTCGTGCCCGCCTTCTCCGGTCTCTTCGCCCCCTACTGGCGCCCCGACGCCCGAGGCGTCATCGCCGGCCTGACCCGCTACGTCACCAAGGCGCACATCGCCCGTGCCGTGCTCGAAGCCACCGCCTGGCAGACCCGCGAGATCAGCGACGCCATGACGAAGGACTCGGGCGTCGAGCTCACCGCCCTGAAGGTCGACGGCGGCATGACCTCCAACAACCTGCTGATGCAGACCCTCGCCGACTTCCTGGACGCACCCGTGGTGCGGCCCATGGTCGCCGAGACCACCTGCCTCGGCGCGGCCTACGCCGCCGGCCTCGCCGTCGGCTTCTGGCCGGACACCGACGCCCTGCGCGCCAACTGGCGCCGCGCCGCCGAGTGGACCCCCCGCATGGACGCGGAGACCCGCGACCGCGAGTACAAGAGCTGGCTCAAGGCCGTGGAACGGTCCATGGGCTGGCTCGACGAGAGCACCGTCGAGGAGTAA
- a CDS encoding ABC transporter permease → MTGTVRPATAEGVMSGAKEGSPRSRLQLIRWSDFSLVPVILVLMVIGFIVSPVFLTSNNLISVVQQSSELSLLVLGQALILICGRMDLSLESTIGIAPVVAMWLVLPTDGGRFAGLELFPAWSAIPLCLLVGLLVGVINGFLILKLRVNGFIATLGMLTMLRGLHIGITEGKSITDVPESFRYLGKSEWLGAPAAVWICLALFAIGGAALAWLRHGRSLYAIGGNPEAARAAGIRVDRITWIVLAVGGLLAAFAGILYTGHYGSVAATQGNGWIFQVFAAAVIGGISLKGGRGTLFGALTGVLTLQLVVNVMTLGGVPALWNQFLNGAIIIVALVISRFASGEKQD, encoded by the coding sequence ATGACCGGGACCGTACGGCCGGCCACGGCCGAGGGCGTCATGAGCGGGGCCAAGGAAGGGAGCCCGCGCAGCAGGCTCCAGCTGATCCGGTGGAGCGACTTCTCCCTGGTGCCGGTGATCCTGGTCCTGATGGTGATCGGCTTCATCGTCTCGCCGGTCTTCCTCACCTCCAACAACCTGATCAGCGTCGTCCAGCAGTCCTCCGAGCTCAGCCTGCTCGTGCTCGGCCAGGCGCTGATCCTCATCTGCGGCCGGATGGACCTCTCCCTGGAGTCGACGATCGGCATCGCGCCGGTCGTCGCCATGTGGCTGGTGCTGCCCACCGACGGCGGCCGGTTCGCGGGACTTGAGCTCTTCCCGGCCTGGTCGGCGATCCCGCTCTGTCTGCTCGTCGGGCTGCTCGTCGGCGTGATCAACGGATTCCTGATCCTGAAGCTGCGGGTCAACGGCTTCATCGCGACACTCGGCATGCTCACCATGCTGCGCGGCCTCCACATCGGCATCACCGAGGGGAAGTCGATCACCGACGTCCCGGAGTCCTTCCGCTACCTGGGCAAGAGCGAGTGGCTCGGAGCCCCGGCCGCGGTCTGGATCTGTCTGGCCCTGTTCGCGATCGGCGGCGCCGCGCTGGCGTGGCTGCGGCACGGACGCTCGTTGTACGCCATCGGCGGCAACCCGGAAGCAGCACGGGCGGCGGGTATCCGGGTCGACCGGATCACCTGGATCGTGCTGGCCGTCGGCGGTCTGCTGGCCGCCTTCGCCGGCATCCTCTACACCGGCCACTACGGGTCGGTCGCGGCCACCCAGGGCAACGGCTGGATCTTCCAGGTGTTCGCCGCCGCGGTCATCGGCGGCATCAGCCTCAAGGGCGGTCGCGGCACCCTGTTCGGAGCGCTGACCGGCGTACTGACGCTCCAGCTGGTGGTCAACGTGATGACCCTCGGCGGTGTCCCGGCGCTCTGGAACCAGTTCCTCAACGGGGCGATCATCATCGTCGCCCTGGTCATCTCCCGCTTCGCGAGCGGCGAGAAGCAGGACTGA
- a CDS encoding IclR family transcriptional regulator, which yields MAKNIQSLERAAAMLRLLAGGERRLGLSDISSSLGLAKGTAHGILRTLQHEGFVEQDPASGRYQLGAELLRLGNSYLDVHELRARALVWTDDLARSSGESVHLGVLHQHGILIVHHVFRPDDSRQVLEVGAMQPLHSTALGKVLSAYDPVAHSEAVEAERKPFTPRTVTGAEEFESLLELIRARGWAADVEETWEGVAAVAAPIHDRRRMPVGAVAVTGAVERVCPDGELRPELITAVRDCARAVSRDLGAGRF from the coding sequence ATGGCCAAGAACATCCAGTCGCTGGAGCGGGCGGCAGCGATGCTGCGGCTGCTGGCGGGCGGCGAGCGCCGGCTCGGACTCTCCGACATCTCGTCCTCACTGGGGCTGGCCAAGGGGACCGCGCACGGCATCCTGCGCACGCTCCAACACGAGGGCTTCGTCGAGCAGGACCCCGCGTCCGGCCGCTACCAGCTCGGCGCGGAGCTGCTACGCCTGGGCAACAGCTATCTGGACGTCCACGAGCTGCGGGCACGCGCCCTGGTGTGGACCGACGACCTGGCGCGCTCCAGCGGCGAGAGCGTCCACCTGGGTGTCCTGCACCAGCACGGCATCCTCATCGTCCACCACGTCTTCCGGCCCGACGACAGCCGCCAGGTGCTGGAGGTGGGCGCCATGCAGCCGCTGCACTCCACCGCCCTGGGCAAGGTGCTGTCCGCCTACGACCCGGTGGCCCACAGCGAGGCCGTCGAGGCGGAGCGGAAGCCCTTCACGCCGCGCACGGTGACCGGCGCGGAGGAGTTCGAGTCGCTGCTCGAACTCATCCGGGCGCGGGGCTGGGCCGCCGACGTGGAGGAGACCTGGGAAGGGGTGGCCGCCGTGGCGGCTCCCATCCACGACCGGCGGCGGATGCCGGTCGGCGCGGTGGCCGTCACGGGCGCCGTGGAGCGGGTCTGCCCGGACGGCGAGCTGCGCCCGGAGCTGATCACGGCCGTACGGGACTGCGCCCGTGCCGTATCCCGGGATCTGGGCGCCGGGCGCTTCTGA
- a CDS encoding glycerol-3-phosphate dehydrogenase/oxidase: MTTPQSAPALGTRPASGSLPSRAETREQLSKATYDLLVIGGGILGISTAWHAAQSGLRVALVDAGDFAGATSSASSKLLHGGLRYLQTGAVKLVAENHFERRAVSRQVAPHLANPLTFYLPVYKGGPHGAAKLGAGVFAYSALSAFGDGVGHVISPAKARRDVPELRTDNLKAVAVYGDDQMNDARMALMTVRAAVDAGATVLNHAAVTGLRFTRGRVTGAELRDSTDGTEFGVNARLVLNATGPWVDHLRKMEDPNAAPSIRLSKGAHLVLKRTRPWKAALATPIDKYRITFALPWEDMLLLGTTDEEYEGDPADVAVTEKDTAQILDEAAFSIRDQQLSRDLITYSFAGLRVLPGGPGDTSKAKRETVVTEGRGGMLSVAGGKWTTFRHIGRTVMNKLAALPGHPLADDMEPMARLPKKLPLPGIANPQAVAHRLLVDGGTPGPRMAADTARHLATHYGSLSFDIARLANENPDLARRIHPDAPEIWAQVVYARDHEWAETADDVLRRRTTLTIRGLATDGIRTEVEGLLADKG; encoded by the coding sequence ATGACCACCCCGCAGAGCGCCCCGGCACTCGGGACGCGCCCGGCCTCCGGCTCACTGCCGAGCCGCGCCGAAACCCGGGAGCAGCTTTCCAAGGCGACGTACGACCTCCTGGTCATCGGCGGCGGCATCCTGGGCATCTCCACCGCCTGGCACGCCGCGCAGTCCGGACTGCGGGTGGCACTGGTGGACGCCGGCGACTTCGCCGGCGCCACCTCCTCCGCCTCCTCCAAGCTGCTCCACGGCGGTCTGCGCTACCTGCAGACCGGCGCGGTGAAGCTGGTGGCGGAGAACCACTTCGAGCGGCGCGCCGTCTCCCGCCAGGTCGCGCCGCACCTGGCCAATCCCCTCACCTTCTACCTGCCGGTCTACAAGGGCGGCCCGCACGGCGCGGCCAAGCTCGGTGCGGGCGTCTTCGCCTACTCCGCGCTCTCCGCGTTCGGTGACGGGGTCGGCCATGTGATCAGCCCGGCGAAGGCCCGGCGCGACGTGCCGGAGCTGCGTACGGACAACCTGAAGGCCGTCGCCGTCTACGGCGACGACCAGATGAACGACGCCAGGATGGCGCTGATGACCGTACGCGCGGCGGTCGACGCGGGCGCGACCGTCCTCAACCACGCCGCGGTCACCGGACTGCGGTTCACCCGGGGCCGGGTGACGGGCGCCGAGCTGCGGGACAGCACGGACGGTACGGAGTTCGGCGTGAACGCCCGCCTCGTGCTGAACGCCACCGGCCCGTGGGTGGACCACCTGCGGAAGATGGAGGACCCGAACGCGGCTCCGTCGATCCGGCTGTCCAAGGGCGCGCACCTGGTGCTCAAGCGCACCCGCCCGTGGAAGGCCGCCCTCGCCACCCCGATCGACAAGTACCGGATCACGTTCGCGCTGCCGTGGGAGGACATGCTGCTGCTCGGCACCACGGACGAGGAGTACGAGGGCGACCCGGCGGATGTCGCGGTGACCGAGAAGGACACCGCGCAGATCCTGGACGAGGCGGCGTTCTCCATCCGCGACCAGCAGTTGTCGCGCGATCTGATCACCTACTCCTTCGCGGGTCTGCGGGTCCTGCCCGGCGGACCCGGCGACACCTCCAAGGCCAAGCGCGAGACGGTCGTGACGGAGGGCCGCGGCGGGATGCTCTCGGTCGCGGGCGGCAAGTGGACGACGTTCCGCCACATCGGCCGTACGGTGATGAACAAGCTGGCCGCGCTTCCGGGGCACCCGCTCGCGGACGACATGGAGCCGATGGCCAGGCTGCCGAAGAAGCTCCCGCTGCCCGGCATCGCCAATCCCCAGGCGGTCGCGCACCGGCTCCTGGTCGACGGGGGTACGCCCGGTCCGCGGATGGCGGCCGACACGGCCAGGCACCTCGCCACCCACTACGGTTCGCTGTCCTTCGACATCGCCCGGCTCGCCAACGAGAACCCCGACCTGGCCCGGCGCATCCACCCGGACGCCCCGGAGATCTGGGCGCAGGTCGTCTACGCCCGGGACCACGAGTGGGCCGAGACGGCCGACGACGTGCTGCGCCGCCGCACGACGCTGACGATCCGTGGGCTGGCGACGGACGGCATCAGGACCGAGGTGGAGGGCCTGCTCGCCGACAAGGGCTGA